The Etheostoma cragini isolate CJK2018 chromosome 15, CSU_Ecrag_1.0, whole genome shotgun sequence genome window below encodes:
- the csnk1da gene encoding casein kinase I, whose amino-acid sequence MELRVGNRYRLGRKIGSGSFGDIYLGTDISVGEEVAIKLECVKTKHPQLHIESKIYKMMQGGVGIPTIKWCGAEGDYNVMVMELLGPSLEDLFNFCSRKFSLKTVLLLADQMISRIEYIHSKNFIHRDVKPDNFLMGLGKKGNLVYIIDFGLAKKYRDARTHQHIPYRENKNLTGTARYASINTHLGIEQSRRDDLESLGYVLMYFNLGSLPWQGLKAATKRQKYERISEKKMSTPIEVLCKGYPSEFATYLNFCRSLRFDDKPDYSYLRQLFRNLFHRQGFSYDYVFDWNMLKFGANRAVEDAERERREREERLRHSRNPAARGMASASGRARAAPEVAAPSPLNPASHTGLEKERKVSMRLHRGAPVNISSSDLTGRQDTSRMSSQALSRVTPSGLQSAAPR is encoded by the exons gtACCGATATCTCCGTCGGAGAGGAGGTAGCCATCAAGTTGGAATGTGTGAAGACCAAACACCCCCAGCTCCACATCGAGAGCAAAATCTACAAGATGATGCAGGGTGGAG TGGGTATTCCGACGATAAAGTGGTGCGGGGCCGAGGGGGACTACAACGTGATGGTGATGGAGCTGCTGGGGCCCAGTCTGGAGGATCTGTTCAACTTCTGCTCTCGAAAGTTCAGCCTCAAGACGGTCCTGCTGCTGGCTGACCAGAtg ATCAGCCGCATTGAGTACATCCACTCCAAGAACTTCATCCACAGAGATGTGAAGCCAGACAACTTCCTGATGGGGCTGGGCAAGAAGGGCAACCTGGTCTACATCATCGACTTCGGCCTGGCCAAGAAGTACCGCGACGCCCGCACGCACCAGCACATCCCCTACCGCGAGAACAAGAACTTGACCGGCACCGCCCGCTACGCCTCCATAAACACACATCTGGGCATCG AACAGTCCAGGCGGGACGACCTGGAGTCACTGGGCTACGTCCTCATGTACTTCAACCTGGGTTCTCTGCCCTGGCAAGGCCTCAAAGCCGCCACCAAAAGGCAGAAGTACGAACGCATCAGTGAGAAGAAAATGTCCACGCCAATCGAGGTCCTCTGCAAAGGCTACCCAT CCGAGTTTGCCACCTACCTGAACTTCTGCCGCTCACTGCGCTTCGACGACAAGCCTGACTACTCGTACCTCCGCCAGCTCTTCAGGAACCTCTTCCACAGACAGGGCTTCTCCTACGACTACGTCTTTGACTGGAACATGCTCAAATTT GGTGCCAACAGGGCCGTGGAGGACGCAGAGAGGGAGCGTCGGGAGCGTGAGGAGAGACTGAGGCACAGCAGGAACCCCGCAGCCAGGGGCATGGCCTCGGCCTCTGGAAGAGCCAGGGCGGCTCCGGAAGTCGCCGCCCCCTCACCCCTCAACCCTGCCTCACACACAG gtctggagaaggagaggaaggtgAGCATGCGTCTTCATCGTGGGGCACCTGTCAACATCTCCTCCTCAGACCTGACGGGACGCCAGGACACATCCCGCATGTCGTCACAG GCCCTGTCCCGGGTCACACCCAGTGGCCTTCAGTCCGCAGCTCCCCGGTGA